The Lacrimispora xylanolytica genome has a segment encoding these proteins:
- the metF gene encoding methylenetetrahydrofolate reductase [NAD(P)H], with protein MKIKDILSQGKPTLSFEVFPPKTEDKYESVERAAAEIAKLNPAFMSVTYGAGGGTSKYTVDIASALHHNHHVTALAHLTCVSSTKEKVREVLHELKEAGIENVLALRGDIPQDGAVSKEYSYASELIREIKEAGDFCIGAACYPEGHVESASKTIDMDYLKQKVEAGCDFVTTQMFFDNNILYNYLYRIREKGITVPVVAGIMPVTNVRQIIRSCQLSGTYLPSRFKAIVDRFGDNPAAMKQAGIAYATEQIIDLIANGVNAIHVYSMNKPDIAYKIKENLSEIL; from the coding sequence ATGAAGATTAAAGACATTTTGAGCCAGGGAAAGCCGACCTTGTCTTTTGAAGTTTTCCCCCCTAAGACAGAGGATAAATATGAATCTGTAGAGCGGGCGGCGGCAGAGATTGCGAAGTTAAACCCGGCTTTTATGAGTGTCACCTATGGAGCAGGTGGAGGAACCAGCAAATATACGGTTGATATAGCCTCGGCACTGCATCATAATCATCATGTAACGGCACTTGCCCATTTAACCTGTGTATCTTCTACAAAAGAGAAGGTCCGGGAGGTTCTTCATGAATTAAAGGAGGCTGGCATTGAGAACGTGCTTGCTCTCAGAGGAGATATTCCTCAGGACGGAGCAGTTTCTAAAGAATACAGCTATGCTTCTGAGCTGATCCGCGAGATTAAGGAAGCAGGAGATTTTTGTATCGGCGCTGCCTGCTATCCGGAAGGTCATGTAGAGTCTGCCAGCAAAACCATTGATATGGATTATTTAAAACAAAAGGTAGAGGCAGGCTGTGATTTTGTAACCACTCAGATGTTTTTTGATAATAATATATTATATAACTATTTATACCGCATACGGGAAAAAGGAATTACAGTCCCGGTCGTTGCAGGAATTATGCCTGTGACCAATGTAAGACAGATTATAAGAAGCTGTCAGCTCTCCGGAACCTATCTGCCCTCCAGGTTTAAGGCAATTGTAGACCGGTTCGGGGATAATCCGGCAGCCATGAAGCAGGCTGGAATCGCTTATGCGACAGAGCAGATCATTGACCTCATCGCAAACGGAGTCAATGCCATTCATGTGTATTCTATGAATAAGCCGGATATTGCATATAAAATTAAGGAAAACTTATCAGAGATACTATAG
- a CDS encoding vitamin B12 dependent-methionine synthase activation domain-containing protein, which translates to MEISRKEVRRYLGYGIQDGDDAVNGLIEECIKELTAAATCKSVSRAFPLKLLPEEEIDFTVFETKSRHLSKNLKDCSQVILFAATLGTGVDVLLHKYTKLQMSKAVTMQAAAAAMIEEFCDQENLKLKQEYEARGLYLRPRFSPGYGDFALECQKDITAVLETSKRVGIMLTDSLLMTPSKSVTAIMGVSEKPYRCEVKGCESCGKTDCAYRRN; encoded by the coding sequence ATGGAAATCAGCCGTAAAGAAGTTCGCAGGTACTTGGGATATGGCATACAGGATGGGGATGATGCGGTAAACGGGCTGATTGAGGAATGTATTAAGGAGCTGACGGCTGCCGCCACATGTAAGAGCGTCAGCCGCGCGTTCCCCTTAAAGCTCCTGCCTGAGGAAGAGATTGATTTTACTGTTTTTGAAACGAAAAGCAGGCATTTAAGTAAGAATTTAAAAGACTGCAGTCAGGTCATATTGTTTGCAGCTACGCTGGGGACCGGTGTGGATGTTCTTTTGCATAAATATACAAAGCTTCAGATGAGTAAGGCTGTCACCATGCAGGCGGCAGCGGCAGCTATGATCGAGGAATTTTGTGACCAGGAAAATTTAAAGCTGAAACAGGAATATGAAGCCAGAGGCCTTTATTTACGGCCAAGGTTCAGCCCCGGATACGGTGACTTTGCCTTAGAGTGCCAGAAGGATATTACAGCCGTTTTGGAAACCTCAAAGCGGGTAGGCATTATGCTGACGGACAGTCTCTTAATGACACCGTCAAAATCAGTGACAGCAATTATGGGAGTCAGCGAGAAACCATACCGGTGTGAGGTCAAGGGATGCGAGTCCTGTGGAAAGACAGATTGCGCATACCGAAGAAATTAA
- a CDS encoding homocysteine S-methyltransferase family protein, whose protein sequence is MTGILEEIRKRIVFFDGGTGSLLQANGLKPGELPETWNVVHPDIITKLHRDYLEAGADIIKTNTFGANGLKFYKGAEFDLDEVVRAALHNARQAVKTANYPEGKKRGYIALDLGPTGKLLKPLGDLDFEDAYNMYSQVVKIGEEEGADLVLIETMSDSYETKAAVLAAKENSSLPVFVTMIFDEKGKLLTGGNVESTVALLEGLRVDALGINCGLGPIQMKDILADIMKVTSIPVIVNPNAGLPRSEGGKTVYDIDADEFARVMAEIVLMGACVIGGCCGTTPEHIEKTVALCKDFPVRLPDKKDRTVISSYAQAVVLDREPVIIGERINPTGKSKFKQALRDHNLEYILREGVSQQDNGAHVLDVNVGLPGIDEASMMVEVIKEIQSIIDLPLQIDTSDIEAMERAMRIYNGKPLINSVNGKQEVMEAIFPLVKRYGGVVVALALDEDGIPETADGRIAVAEKIYQKAMEYGIEKKDIVIDALCMTVSSDSKGALTTLETLRKVRDELNGKTILGVSNISFGLPQREIINAAFFTMALQNGLNAAIINPNSEAMMRSYLSYLTLSDLDPQCSRYIQVYSGQVATLGDTVRPGEASGGGSGAGKELSLSESIEKGLKDRAHGAVTELIKDKEPLVIINEEMIPALDRVGKGFEKGTVFLPQLLMSAEAAKAAFEVIKEQLAKNGMEEGKKGTVILATVRGDIHDIGKNIVKVLLENYSYDVIDLGKDVPVELIVKTAVEKQVKLVGLSALMTTTVPSMEETIRQLRKESPQTKVMVGGAVLTADYAKTIGADQYCRDAMASVNYAEGVFEGI, encoded by the coding sequence ATGACAGGGATTTTAGAAGAGATCAGAAAAAGAATTGTATTTTTTGACGGAGGAACCGGAAGTCTTTTGCAGGCCAATGGTTTAAAACCGGGGGAGCTGCCAGAAACCTGGAATGTGGTACATCCGGATATTATTACAAAGCTTCACCGGGATTACCTGGAGGCTGGCGCGGATATTATAAAGACCAATACCTTTGGAGCCAATGGGCTAAAGTTTTATAAGGGAGCCGAATTCGATCTGGATGAGGTAGTACGGGCAGCACTTCATAATGCCAGACAGGCAGTTAAAACAGCCAATTATCCCGAAGGGAAAAAGCGCGGCTACATTGCCCTGGATCTAGGACCTACCGGAAAACTTTTAAAACCCCTGGGTGACCTTGATTTTGAGGACGCCTACAACATGTATTCCCAGGTGGTTAAAATCGGGGAAGAAGAGGGAGCGGACCTGGTCCTCATTGAAACCATGAGCGACAGCTATGAAACAAAAGCGGCCGTGCTGGCAGCAAAGGAAAATTCCAGCCTTCCTGTATTCGTGACCATGATTTTTGATGAGAAAGGAAAGCTTCTGACAGGCGGTAATGTAGAATCCACTGTTGCATTACTAGAAGGACTGAGAGTAGATGCCCTTGGAATCAACTGTGGATTAGGCCCCATTCAGATGAAAGACATTCTGGCGGACATTATGAAGGTGACCTCCATACCTGTCATCGTCAATCCCAATGCCGGACTTCCAAGAAGCGAAGGAGGCAAAACGGTTTACGATATTGATGCCGATGAGTTTGCCAGAGTTATGGCAGAGATCGTTTTAATGGGAGCATGCGTAATAGGAGGCTGCTGTGGCACCACCCCGGAGCATATTGAAAAAACAGTGGCATTATGTAAGGATTTCCCTGTCAGGCTTCCGGATAAAAAGGACCGCACCGTAATTTCCTCCTATGCCCAGGCAGTTGTTTTGGACCGGGAGCCGGTTATTATTGGTGAAAGAATTAATCCCACCGGGAAATCAAAATTCAAGCAGGCTCTTCGGGACCACAACCTGGAATACATTTTAAGAGAGGGTGTCTCCCAGCAGGACAATGGAGCTCATGTCCTTGATGTCAATGTAGGACTTCCGGGAATCGATGAAGCGTCTATGATGGTAGAGGTAATTAAGGAGATTCAAAGCATTATTGACCTGCCCTTACAGATTGACACTTCTGATATTGAAGCCATGGAACGGGCCATGAGAATTTATAACGGCAAACCTCTTATTAACTCCGTAAACGGCAAACAGGAAGTGATGGAAGCTATCTTTCCTCTGGTCAAACGGTATGGAGGTGTGGTTGTTGCCCTGGCCCTTGATGAAGATGGAATTCCTGAGACCGCAGACGGCAGAATTGCAGTCGCAGAAAAAATCTATCAAAAAGCCATGGAGTATGGAATCGAAAAAAAGGACATCGTCATAGATGCCCTGTGCATGACGGTCAGCTCTGACAGCAAAGGCGCCTTAACCACTTTGGAAACCTTGAGAAAGGTAAGAGACGAGCTGAATGGAAAGACGATTCTTGGAGTATCCAACATTTCCTTTGGACTTCCTCAAAGAGAGATCATCAATGCTGCATTTTTTACCATGGCTCTTCAAAATGGTTTAAACGCTGCTATTATTAATCCAAATTCAGAAGCAATGATGCGTTCTTATTTAAGCTATCTCACCCTTTCTGATTTAGATCCTCAGTGCAGCCGCTATATTCAGGTGTACAGCGGACAGGTGGCTACTCTTGGCGATACCGTAAGGCCAGGGGAAGCATCCGGAGGAGGAAGCGGTGCAGGAAAAGAGCTTTCCTTATCAGAAAGCATTGAAAAAGGTCTTAAGGACAGAGCCCATGGGGCAGTTACAGAGCTGATTAAAGACAAGGAACCTCTTGTTATCATCAATGAGGAGATGATTCCTGCCCTGGACCGGGTAGGAAAAGGATTTGAAAAGGGGACGGTGTTCCTTCCCCAGCTGTTAATGAGTGCGGAGGCAGCGAAAGCAGCCTTTGAAGTCATAAAGGAACAGCTGGCCAAAAACGGTATGGAGGAAGGGAAAAAGGGAACGGTTATCCTTGCTACGGTACGGGGAGATATCCACGATATCGGGAAGAATATCGTGAAGGTCCTTCTTGAAAATTACAGCTACGATGTCATCGATCTGGGAAAAGATGTGCCGGTAGAGCTGATCGTAAAGACAGCGGTGGAAAAACAGGTTAAGCTGGTAGGCTTAAGCGCTCTGATGACCACAACAGTTCCAAGCATGGAGGAAACCATCAGACAGCTACGGAAGGAATCCCCCCAGACAAAAGTCATGGTAGGAGGTGCTGTTTTAACGGCTGATTATGCTAAAACGATTGGCGCAGACCAGTACTGCCGGGATGCCATGGCCTCCGTAAATTATGCCGAAGGAGTATTTGAAGGAATATAA
- the trpS gene encoding tryptophan--tRNA ligase yields the protein MGKIILTGDRPTGKLHIGHYVGSLRRRVELQNSGEFDEIYIMIADAQALTDNADNPEKVRQNIIEVALDYLACGLDPKKCTLFIQSQIAELTELSFYYMNLVTVSRLQRNPTVKSEIAMRNFETSIPVGFFTYPISQAADITAFKATTVPVGEDQEPMIEQTREIVRKFNSVYGEALIEPDILLPDNKACLRLPGTDGKAKMSKSLGNCIYLSDTEEEVKKKVMSMFTDPNHLQVSDPGEVEGNTVFTYLDAFCKEDDFEKYLPEYKNLDELKDHYRRGGLGDVKVKRFLNSILQAELEPIRKRRKEYEANIPYVFQILKEGSKKAADTAAKTLKDVKDAMKINYFDDLELIEEQAKKYQSQE from the coding sequence ATGGGAAAGATTATATTAACGGGAGACCGGCCCACAGGAAAACTGCATATCGGCCACTACGTAGGTTCCTTAAGACGAAGAGTGGAGCTGCAGAATTCCGGCGAATTTGACGAGATTTATATTATGATTGCGGATGCCCAGGCATTGACGGACAATGCGGACAACCCCGAAAAGGTTCGTCAGAATATCATAGAGGTCGCGCTGGATTATCTTGCCTGCGGTCTGGACCCGAAGAAGTGTACCTTGTTCATCCAGTCCCAAATTGCGGAGCTGACTGAGCTGTCCTTTTACTATATGAACCTGGTGACTGTCTCAAGACTTCAGAGAAATCCAACGGTCAAGTCTGAGATCGCCATGAGGAATTTTGAAACCAGTATACCAGTAGGCTTCTTTACCTATCCCATCAGCCAGGCGGCTGACATTACGGCATTTAAGGCTACCACGGTTCCGGTGGGCGAGGATCAGGAGCCAATGATTGAGCAGACCAGAGAAATCGTAAGGAAATTCAACTCCGTTTATGGAGAAGCACTCATAGAGCCGGATATCCTTCTTCCTGATAACAAAGCCTGCTTAAGACTTCCAGGTACTGACGGTAAGGCGAAGATGAGCAAATCCCTGGGTAACTGTATCTATTTATCGGATACAGAAGAGGAAGTAAAGAAAAAGGTAATGAGCATGTTCACAGATCCCAATCATTTACAGGTATCTGATCCGGGTGAAGTGGAAGGAAATACGGTATTTACCTATCTTGATGCATTCTGTAAGGAAGATGATTTTGAAAAATACTTACCGGAATACAAAAATCTTGATGAATTAAAGGACCACTATAGAAGAGGCGGTCTGGGTGATGTTAAGGTCAAGAGATTTTTAAACAGCATTCTACAGGCTGAGTTAGAGCCAATCAGAAAGAGAAGGAAGGAATATGAGGCAAACATCCCTTACGTATTCCAGATTTTAAAGGAAGGTTCTAAGAAGGCAGCGGACACAGCGGCTAAAACCTTAAAAGATGTAAAAGATGCCATGAAGATCAATTATTTTGATGATCTGGAGCTGATAGAAGAACAGGCGAAAAAGTACCAGAGCCAGGAATAA
- a CDS encoding RDAC family protein — protein MIKEKGLSFRIHLRDACGRQSCRIESLREENGEAEFQALYKSLDEYFSRFRFTLEYGEDKLNFWILS, from the coding sequence ATGATAAAGGAAAAGGGATTAAGCTTCCGGATACACTTACGTGATGCCTGCGGGAGGCAGTCGTGCCGTATTGAGTCCCTCCGTGAAGAGAATGGAGAAGCTGAGTTTCAGGCTCTTTATAAAAGTTTGGACGAATATTTTTCAAGGTTTCGTTTTACATTGGAATATGGAGAAGACAAATTGAATTTTTGGATTCTTTCCTGA
- the ahpC gene encoding alkyl hydroperoxide reductase subunit C yields the protein MSFIGKEISDFKVQSFINGEFKEVTKKDVLGKWSVFFFYPADFTFVCPTELEELADKYEDFKKIGCEIYSVSCDTHFVHKAWHDVSKTIKKINYPMLADPTGALARDFDVMIEESGLAERGTFVVNPEGKIVAYEVIAGNVGRNAEELFRRVQASQFVSEHGDEVCPANWKPGEKTLKPSLDLVGLL from the coding sequence ATGTCATTTATTGGAAAAGAAATCAGTGATTTTAAGGTTCAGAGTTTTATAAACGGAGAATTTAAGGAAGTGACTAAGAAGGATGTTCTGGGAAAATGGTCAGTATTCTTCTTCTATCCGGCAGATTTTACTTTTGTTTGTCCCACAGAGCTGGAAGAGCTTGCAGATAAATACGAAGATTTTAAGAAGATTGGTTGTGAAATTTACAGTGTATCCTGCGATACTCATTTTGTACACAAGGCATGGCACGATGTGTCAAAGACCATTAAGAAAATCAATTATCCCATGCTTGCGGATCCAACCGGAGCACTTGCAAGAGATTTTGATGTTATGATTGAAGAGTCTGGTTTGGCAGAGCGTGGAACCTTTGTGGTGAATCCAGAAGGTAAGATTGTGGCTTATGAAGTCATTGCAGGAAATGTAGGAAGAAATGCGGAAGAATTATTCCGCCGGGTACAAGCTTCCCAGTTCGTTTCTGAACATGGAGATGAGGTTTGTCCTGCAAACTGGAAACCAGGTGAGAAAACATTAAAGCCCAGCCTTGATCTAGTTGGACTCTTGTAA
- a CDS encoding FAD-dependent oxidoreductase: MDGLYDVIVVGAGPAGLSAAIYAARARFKVLVLEKEKLGGQITITSEIVNYPGIESIDGTTLTDKMRRQAESFGAEFKMARVTDIDVSGDIKVVKTDKGELNALGVVLALGANPRMIGFQGEETYKGRGVAYCATCDGEFFTGMDVFVIGGGFAAAEEAVFLTKYAKKVTIIVREDDFTCAESVADKAREHEKIEVHYHTEIMQAAGDTLLRKARFRDSKTGEEWQYEAPDGGTFGIFVFAGYVPDTEWIKGKISLNHDGYIITDPDQMTDIPGVYGAGDVCVKNLRQVVTAVSDGAVAATSLEKYVADLREKLGIERKEEPEKAEQKAHAAVSESEDGEEFITPEMKAQLKELFGKFERKVIVKALLDKSPLAAQMEGFLKELSDISDQVECLVSWESEDTSPTETIPAICVLREDGKESGLRFYAIPGGHEFNSFVIGLYNVAGPGQVLSPEEAQRIRDIKKPVDIKVMMSLSCTMCPTTVMSAGRIAAENEMVHAWTYDLALYPELKERYQIMSVPCMIINQERVEFGKKSIEDLLNILETI; this comes from the coding sequence ATGGATGGATTGTATGACGTAATTGTCGTCGGTGCAGGCCCAGCGGGCCTGTCCGCAGCCATCTATGCTGCCAGGGCCAGATTTAAGGTACTGGTGCTTGAAAAAGAAAAGCTTGGCGGGCAGATTACGATTACTTCTGAAATCGTTAATTATCCCGGAATCGAAAGCATTGACGGCACAACGCTGACAGATAAGATGCGCAGACAGGCGGAAAGCTTTGGCGCAGAATTTAAGATGGCCAGAGTCACTGACATTGACGTATCTGGGGATATTAAGGTGGTGAAGACAGACAAAGGCGAATTAAATGCACTTGGGGTCGTACTTGCCTTAGGTGCAAATCCCAGAATGATTGGCTTTCAGGGGGAAGAGACATACAAAGGCCGGGGAGTTGCTTACTGTGCCACCTGTGACGGAGAATTCTTTACGGGAATGGATGTGTTTGTCATCGGTGGCGGTTTTGCAGCCGCAGAAGAGGCCGTATTCTTAACCAAGTATGCAAAAAAGGTGACGATTATTGTACGGGAAGATGATTTTACCTGTGCAGAGTCAGTAGCGGATAAGGCAAGAGAGCATGAGAAGATCGAAGTCCACTACCATACGGAGATTATGCAAGCAGCAGGAGATACCTTACTTAGGAAAGCCAGGTTCCGGGATAGTAAGACCGGAGAAGAATGGCAGTATGAAGCGCCAGACGGCGGAACCTTTGGAATCTTTGTCTTTGCAGGCTATGTTCCGGATACGGAATGGATCAAAGGAAAAATCTCCTTAAATCACGATGGATATATTATTACAGATCCGGACCAGATGACAGATATTCCCGGAGTTTACGGAGCCGGTGATGTATGTGTGAAGAACTTACGTCAGGTGGTGACGGCCGTTTCTGACGGTGCAGTTGCAGCCACCTCTTTGGAAAAATATGTAGCAGACCTAAGGGAAAAGCTTGGCATTGAAAGAAAAGAGGAACCGGAAAAGGCAGAGCAGAAGGCTCATGCTGCTGTTTCGGAGAGTGAGGACGGCGAAGAATTTATTACGCCTGAGATGAAGGCCCAGTTAAAAGAATTATTTGGAAAATTTGAGCGTAAGGTAATCGTAAAGGCTTTGCTTGATAAAAGCCCTCTGGCGGCTCAGATGGAAGGTTTCTTAAAGGAGCTTTCTGATATTTCCGATCAGGTAGAATGCCTGGTCAGCTGGGAATCAGAAGATACATCACCGACTGAGACAATTCCGGCTATTTGCGTGCTGAGGGAAGATGGCAAGGAATCAGGACTTCGGTTCTATGCAATTCCAGGTGGTCATGAATTTAATTCCTTTGTCATAGGTCTTTATAATGTGGCGGGACCAGGTCAGGTACTTAGCCCGGAGGAAGCACAAAGAATCCGGGACATTAAAAAGCCTGTTGATATCAAGGTCATGATGTCTTTATCCTGTACCATGTGCCCCACCACGGTAATGTCTGCCGGAAGGATTGCGGCAGAGAATGAAATGGTTCATGCGTGGACCTATGATCTGGCTCTTTATCCGGAATTAAAAGAGCGTTATCAGATTATGAGTGTTCCCTGTATGATTATAAATCAGGAAAGAGTTGAGTTTGGGAAGAAATCCATTGAGGACCTTCTTAACATACTGGAAACCATTTAA
- the eno gene encoding phosphopyruvate hydratase — MNYLEIEKVIGREIIDSRGNPTVEAEVHLVDGTIARGAAPSGASTGEFEALELRDGDKARFGGKGVLNAVHNINTVIHYALVGMDASDIYAIDKAMITADGTKDKSRLGANAILAVSIACARAAAISLGVPLYRFLGGITGNRLPVPMMNILNGGAHAANTVDVQEFMIMPTGAADFKEGLRWCTEVFHCLASILKSKGLATSVGDEGGFAPDLESDDAAIELILEAIRKAGFEPGRDFVLAMDAASSEWKGEKKGEYILPKCKKHFTSEELIGHWKNLCDKYPIYSIEDALDEDDWEGWKLLTKELGDRIQLVGDDLFVTNTERLKKGINEGCGNSILIKLNQIGSVSETLEAIKMAHSAGYTAIASHRSGETEDTTIADLAVALNTCQIKTGAPSRSERVAKYNQLIRIEEELGEGAVYPGMDAFHIKRS, encoded by the coding sequence ATGAATTATCTTGAGATTGAGAAAGTAATTGGAAGAGAAATAATTGATTCCAGAGGAAATCCTACCGTAGAGGCTGAAGTACATCTGGTTGACGGCACCATAGCAAGAGGAGCTGCACCAAGTGGAGCATCTACCGGTGAATTTGAAGCATTAGAGCTTCGTGACGGGGACAAAGCCCGCTTTGGAGGAAAAGGTGTCTTAAATGCGGTCCATAACATCAATACAGTCATTCATTATGCTCTTGTAGGGATGGATGCCTCTGATATCTATGCCATTGATAAGGCTATGATTACCGCAGATGGGACAAAGGATAAATCAAGACTTGGTGCTAACGCTATTTTAGCTGTATCCATCGCTTGTGCCAGAGCAGCGGCTATCAGCTTAGGTGTTCCGTTATACCGCTTCTTAGGCGGCATCACAGGAAATCGTCTTCCTGTACCTATGATGAATATCTTAAATGGAGGAGCTCATGCAGCCAACACCGTTGATGTTCAGGAATTCATGATTATGCCAACAGGAGCTGCTGACTTTAAAGAAGGCCTTCGCTGGTGTACCGAAGTATTCCACTGTCTTGCCTCTATCTTAAAATCAAAAGGCCTTGCTACCTCCGTAGGTGATGAGGGTGGTTTTGCTCCTGACCTTGAGAGTGATGATGCAGCCATTGAGCTTATCTTAGAAGCAATCAGAAAAGCTGGCTTTGAACCGGGCCGCGATTTTGTCCTGGCTATGGACGCTGCTTCCAGCGAATGGAAGGGCGAGAAGAAGGGAGAATATATCCTTCCAAAATGCAAAAAGCACTTTACATCTGAGGAATTGATTGGTCACTGGAAGAACTTATGTGACAAGTATCCCATCTATTCCATTGAAGATGCTCTTGATGAAGATGACTGGGAAGGCTGGAAGCTTCTTACCAAGGAGCTTGGAGACAGAATCCAGCTGGTTGGAGACGATTTATTTGTAACCAACACCGAGCGTCTGAAAAAGGGAATTAACGAAGGCTGCGGAAATTCTATCTTAATTAAGTTAAATCAGATCGGATCTGTATCAGAGACACTGGAAGCGATTAAGATGGCTCACAGCGCTGGCTATACTGCCATTGCTTCTCACCGTTCCGGCGAGACAGAGGATACTACAATTGCGGATCTTGCAGTTGCTCTTAACACCTGTCAGATAAAAACAGGTGCACCAAGCAGAAGTGAGCGTGTAGCAAAATACAATCAGCTTATCCGCATCGAAGAGGAATTAGGAGAGGGCGCTGTATATCCAGGTATGGATGCGTTCCACATCAAGCGTTCTTAA
- a CDS encoding GNAT family N-acetyltransferase, with translation MEYRELKESELNKELFCQFNRYQEVKECMRKINGIWSAVKNPFTEQWKDEDYDVLIRCLKITIHTGGVVFGAFHHGELKGFASVEGVPIGKHKNYLDLSNIHVSFDVRGKRTGRRLFHMASEWARLKGAEKLYISAHSSVETQAFYRAMGCVEAKEYDEDHVTREPYDCQLEYVLERKVVLYIGISLDGYIADADGKVDWLLGQDETYTGDYGYGAFEKQVDAVLMGYRTYHQVVSELSPDEWVYPDKKTYVITHKELEDKEGIYFTKEPLEPLVGRLKKECKKGIWVCGGADLIRQLMEKNLIDEYHLTIMPVLLGKGIPLFQGGEKEQLLKLVSLQSENGVIDCIYRKRSL, from the coding sequence ATGGAATACAGAGAGTTAAAAGAATCCGAGTTAAATAAAGAGCTCTTTTGTCAGTTTAACCGCTATCAGGAAGTAAAGGAATGTATGAGAAAGATAAATGGAATCTGGTCAGCAGTAAAGAATCCATTTACAGAGCAGTGGAAGGACGAGGATTACGATGTGCTGATCCGTTGTCTTAAAATCACCATTCATACAGGAGGCGTTGTGTTTGGAGCCTTTCACCATGGAGAGCTAAAGGGGTTCGCTTCCGTGGAGGGGGTACCCATTGGAAAGCATAAGAATTATCTTGATTTATCCAACATTCACGTATCCTTTGATGTGCGGGGAAAGCGGACAGGCCGCCGTCTGTTTCATATGGCCTCTGAGTGGGCCAGGCTTAAGGGTGCGGAAAAGCTTTACATCTCTGCCCACTCCTCTGTAGAGACTCAGGCGTTTTACAGGGCTATGGGCTGTGTAGAGGCAAAGGAATACGATGAGGATCACGTAACAAGAGAGCCTTATGACTGTCAGCTGGAATATGTTCTGGAACGAAAGGTCGTACTTTACATAGGAATCAGTCTGGATGGCTATATTGCCGATGCCGATGGTAAGGTGGATTGGCTTTTGGGACAGGATGAAACTTACACCGGAGATTATGGGTATGGAGCTTTCGAAAAACAGGTGGATGCCGTTTTAATGGGTTACCGTACGTATCACCAGGTGGTTTCAGAGCTGTCACCTGATGAATGGGTGTATCCAGACAAAAAAACTTATGTAATAACCCATAAGGAGCTTGAGGATAAGGAAGGAATTTATTTTACAAAAGAACCGTTGGAGCCTCTGGTTGGAAGGTTAAAAAAGGAGTGCAAAAAAGGAATCTGGGTATGTGGAGGTGCTGATCTAATCAGACAGCTGATGGAAAAGAACCTGATTGATGAATACCATTTGACCATTATGCCCGTTCTTCTTGGAAAGGGAATTCCCCTGTTTCAGGGAGGAGAAAAGGAGCAGCTTTTAAAACTTGTCTCCCTTCAGTCAGAAAATGGAGTCATTGATTGTATTTACCGGAAAAGATCCCTTTAA
- a CDS encoding MBL fold metallo-hydrolase, protein MAVIEQIRCGCVNSYLIENQGRAILVDTGRMGAEKKILDMCQKTKVELILLTHGHFDHVQNTAYLADVLKVPVAMHQADIPLLKDNRKVPIYHQGLLAMLVAEVAEKNSEKNRIPEFVPDIYLHDGDPLHEYGIDAKVMELPGHTSGSIGLDIEEQHFIAGDAVMNLFYPGLSMIYQDRELMVESAQKISALGKRKIYFGHGNPVENREWSRTGI, encoded by the coding sequence ATGGCAGTAATTGAACAAATCAGATGCGGCTGTGTGAACAGCTATCTGATCGAAAACCAGGGAAGAGCCATCCTGGTGGATACAGGGAGGATGGGGGCAGAGAAAAAGATACTGGACATGTGCCAAAAGACAAAGGTGGAGCTGATCCTCCTGACTCATGGACATTTTGATCATGTGCAAAATACGGCATATCTGGCGGATGTTCTAAAGGTGCCGGTAGCAATGCATCAGGCAGATATTCCCCTGTTAAAGGATAACCGTAAGGTTCCCATTTACCATCAGGGGCTTTTAGCGATGCTTGTGGCTGAGGTGGCGGAAAAAAACTCGGAAAAGAACCGGATTCCGGAATTTGTTCCGGATATTTACCTTCATGATGGAGATCCCCTTCATGAATATGGAATTGATGCTAAGGTCATGGAACTTCCCGGACATACCAGTGGCTCCATTGGACTTGATATCGAAGAGCAGCATTTTATTGCCGGGGATGCCGTGATGAATCTTTTCTATCCAGGCTTGTCCATGATTTATCAGGATAGAGAATTAATGGTAGAGAGTGCACAGAAAATCAGCGCTCTGGGTAAGAGAAAAATATATTTTGGTCATGGTAATCCGGTGGAAAACCGGGAATGGAGCAGGACCGGAATTTAA